A genome region from Hymenobacter tibetensis includes the following:
- a CDS encoding 6-pyruvoyl trahydropterin synthase family protein, whose translation MPVTVCRKEHFNAAHRLHNPAWSEEKNQRVFGKCNNPHYHGHNYELIVRLTGDTDPETGYVYDMKLLSDLIKREILDTFDHRNLNLDTEEFRQLNPTAENIAVVIWNRLREHIDAQLSLSVTLYETERNFVEYHG comes from the coding sequence ATGCCTGTAACTGTCTGCCGCAAAGAGCACTTTAACGCCGCGCACCGCTTGCACAATCCCGCTTGGAGCGAGGAGAAAAACCAACGCGTGTTCGGCAAATGCAACAACCCCCACTATCATGGCCACAACTACGAGTTGATCGTACGGTTGACCGGCGACACCGATCCTGAAACGGGCTACGTGTATGATATGAAGCTGTTGAGCGACCTTATCAAACGTGAGATTCTCGATACCTTTGATCATCGGAACCTGAATCTGGACACGGAGGAATTCCGTCAACTCAACCCCACTGCCGAAAATATTGCGGTGGTCATCTGGAATCGGCTGCGTGAACACATCGATGCGCAACTGAGCCTCTCGGTTACTTTGTATGAGACCGAGCGAAATTTTGTAGAATACCATGGATAA
- a CDS encoding BPTI/Kunitz-type proteinase inhibitor domain-containing protein, with protein MKYALLLSTAALLASATSCQQEKDSPEPASQPSACALVPDAGLCNAAFVRYYFDPKEKKCKQFV; from the coding sequence ATGAAATACGCTCTACTTCTATCGACTGCCGCGCTCCTAGCCTCGGCTACCTCCTGCCAGCAAGAAAAAGATTCTCCCGAACCTGCTTCTCAGCCATCAGCCTGTGCGCTTGTACCCGATGCGGGCCTATGCAACGCAGCTTTTGTGCGGTACTACTTCGACCCCAAGGAGAAGAAGTGCAAACAATTTGTTTAG
- a CDS encoding class I SAM-dependent methyltransferase: protein MKIRLQLFEFEDLPWFPRVIRAGMMDYLRFMISLLGTYQPIVPLLREALAKANAAELLELCAGAGGGTEGILRRLRETGLPTARITLTDLYPQPAAWQLLAQRNPGLTYEVAPVDATAVSTTLAGFRTVFSAFHHFPPPLAEAILADAVQQRAGIGVFEGAGKHWLEILLAWTVLPIAQLLFTPFMRPFRFSRLFFTYFVPLIPLFTIWDGTVSILRMYPPAQLLSLARRADPHNTFDWQAGKVRHWWGPEVTYLIGVPRLQRT, encoded by the coding sequence GTGAAAATACGCCTCCAGTTATTCGAGTTTGAAGACCTGCCGTGGTTTCCGCGCGTCATCCGCGCCGGCATGATGGACTACCTACGCTTTATGATTTCGTTGCTGGGTACCTACCAGCCGATTGTGCCGTTGCTACGCGAAGCCCTTGCAAAAGCCAACGCCGCCGAGTTGCTGGAGCTGTGTGCTGGTGCGGGCGGCGGCACCGAAGGCATCTTGCGGCGCCTGCGCGAAACCGGCCTTCCAACGGCCCGCATCACCCTCACCGATTTATACCCGCAACCAGCAGCCTGGCAGCTCTTAGCGCAGCGCAATCCAGGACTTACGTACGAGGTGGCTCCCGTTGATGCCACGGCCGTTTCCACCACGTTGGCGGGGTTCCGCACGGTATTTTCCGCGTTTCATCATTTCCCGCCGCCATTAGCCGAAGCCATTCTTGCTGATGCCGTGCAACAACGAGCTGGCATTGGGGTGTTCGAGGGGGCCGGCAAGCATTGGCTGGAAATTCTGCTGGCCTGGACGGTGCTGCCCATAGCGCAGTTGCTGTTCACCCCGTTTATGCGGCCCTTCCGGTTCAGCCGCCTGTTCTTCACTTACTTCGTGCCCCTTATCCCGCTTTTCACTATCTGGGACGGTACCGTGTCCATCCTGCGTATGTATCCGCCGGCGCAGTTGCTTTCCCTGGCCCGCCGCGCTGACCCCCATAATACGTTTGACTGGCAAGCCGGCAAAGTTCGGCACTGGTGGGGACCAGAAGTGACCTACCTAATTGGTGTTCCTCGCTTACAACGCACATAA
- a CDS encoding winged helix-turn-helix domain-containing protein, whose product MKHLIHTLNKAFDHRVRLGVMAVLMANDNVSFTELKEVLELTDGNLASHVAALEKAGYVQVNKQFVGKKPNTTYTASQEGKQAFQDHLLALEKLLRG is encoded by the coding sequence TTGAAACACCTTATTCACACGCTCAATAAAGCTTTCGACCACCGCGTGCGGCTGGGCGTAATGGCTGTGCTCATGGCCAACGATAACGTAAGCTTCACCGAGTTGAAAGAAGTGTTGGAGTTAACGGATGGCAACCTCGCCAGCCATGTGGCAGCCCTTGAGAAGGCCGGGTACGTGCAAGTAAACAAGCAATTCGTAGGTAAGAAGCCCAACACCACTTATACCGCCTCACAAGAAGGAAAACAGGCCTTTCAAGACCATTTGCTTGCTTTAGAAAAGCTGTTGCGGGGGTAA
- a CDS encoding DUF4153 domain-containing protein yields the protein MNTSISAAGSRFVSTAAPTPQLTLSVLQKVALPAGAILFDVLFWHERAALNMLLYTLFVVGVVLAQLPRHAPQWRSGYFRLTLAGTLLSATMVAWYGSGAAQLACVASLAVWHGYLNQPHLKLISNAFFTAIGSAWQMMPGLVSLVRLPHNMGGRAGRAWFYGRLLGVPLMALCVFHILFLVANPVYSQLTSQALTAVGTWLEVLFENLSVPHLLFFLLGLVATGAALVLVPVHYFTDQESRLGEFITRQRDRVASFAVRRPDFRSKNFRALDLRKEYLVALSMFGLVNALLLVVNGIDINWIWFGFVPGPNFDLTQFVHEGTYVLILSILVAMGIVLWFFRRNLNFYQRGLPALRWLATVWVLQNVVLAVSVGLRNYYYIVNTGLAYKRIGVYGFLLLTFFGLLTVLLKIWQRRSTFSLVRLNALAVYLLMVGLACGNWEIWIARYNLRPELHILDYGFLLDMPDRVLPELAAHQQVLTQRHLVSETYNGTWVKLEPIAARQRLQQRLREFHALQQARNWPSNTYADWQANEELAKP from the coding sequence ATGAATACCTCGATTTCCGCAGCCGGCTCCCGGTTTGTCTCCACCGCCGCACCCACTCCGCAACTCACGCTTAGTGTTTTGCAAAAAGTGGCACTACCCGCAGGTGCCATCTTGTTCGATGTGCTCTTCTGGCACGAGCGGGCTGCCCTGAATATGCTGCTCTATACGTTGTTTGTGGTAGGAGTAGTGCTAGCCCAGCTGCCACGGCATGCGCCACAGTGGCGCTCCGGCTATTTCCGCCTGACGCTGGCGGGTACGCTGCTGAGTGCGACTATGGTGGCGTGGTACGGTTCAGGGGCCGCCCAGCTGGCCTGTGTGGCCTCGTTGGCAGTGTGGCATGGCTACCTCAACCAACCGCACCTGAAGTTGATTAGCAACGCCTTCTTTACTGCCATAGGTAGTGCATGGCAGATGATGCCGGGTCTGGTAAGCCTAGTGCGTCTGCCGCACAACATGGGCGGACGCGCAGGCCGGGCCTGGTTTTATGGGCGCTTGCTGGGCGTGCCGCTGATGGCTCTGTGCGTATTCCACATTCTGTTTTTGGTTGCCAACCCGGTGTATAGCCAGCTAACCAGTCAAGCGCTGACGGCGGTAGGAACATGGCTGGAGGTGCTGTTTGAAAACCTATCGGTGCCGCACCTGCTGTTTTTTCTGCTAGGGCTGGTTGCCACTGGTGCCGCGCTGGTGCTCGTACCTGTTCACTACTTCACAGACCAGGAGTCGCGCCTAGGGGAATTCATAACCCGGCAGCGCGACCGAGTGGCCTCCTTCGCCGTTCGGCGCCCCGACTTTCGGTCCAAGAACTTCCGCGCGCTTGATTTACGCAAGGAATACCTAGTTGCCTTGAGCATGTTCGGGTTGGTGAACGCGCTGTTGCTGGTTGTCAACGGTATCGACATCAACTGGATTTGGTTTGGCTTTGTGCCGGGCCCCAACTTCGACCTTACCCAGTTTGTGCACGAAGGCACCTACGTACTGATTCTGAGCATTCTGGTGGCCATGGGTATTGTGCTGTGGTTTTTTCGCCGCAACCTCAACTTCTACCAGCGGGGGCTGCCTGCGCTGCGCTGGCTGGCTACGGTGTGGGTGCTTCAAAATGTGGTACTGGCGGTGTCGGTGGGGCTGCGCAACTACTATTACATTGTCAATACGGGCTTGGCCTACAAGCGCATTGGCGTGTATGGCTTCTTGCTGCTGACGTTCTTCGGGCTACTAACGGTGCTACTTAAAATATGGCAGCGCCGCTCCACCTTTTCGCTGGTGCGCCTGAACGCGCTGGCTGTTTACCTGCTGATGGTGGGGCTGGCCTGCGGCAACTGGGAAATCTGGATTGCGCGCTACAACCTACGCCCCGAACTGCACATCCTCGACTATGGCTTCCTGCTGGACATGCCCGACCGGGTATTACCCGAACTAGCCGCCCACCAGCAGGTGCTCACCCAGCGCCACCTCGTGTCGGAAACCTACAACGGCACTTGGGTGAAGCTGGAGCCCATTGCTGCTCGCCAAAGGCTTCAGCAGCGCCTCCGAGAGTTTCATGCTCTGCAGCAAGCCCGCAACTGGCCCAGCAACACCTACGCCGATTGGCAGGCCAACGAAGAGCTAGCGAAACCCTAA
- the folE gene encoding GTP cyclohydrolase I FolE yields the protein MDNSVPAPATGGTPPADTHLSADLRTPLRSDAFQLTDEEKIAGITEHFREIMQLLGLDLTDDSLAGTPRRVAKMYVQEWFRGLSPEHRPDVRLFDNRYQYQQMLVERDITLFSCCEHHFVPIIGKAHVAYLPGEHVVGLSKLNRVVQYYARRPQVQERLTRQIAEELKQTLHTDNVAVLIEADHLCVMSRGVNDTSSSTLTAEYGGVFGEDAALRAEFLRLIGK from the coding sequence ATGGATAATTCCGTGCCTGCCCCGGCTACTGGGGGCACCCCACCCGCTGACACGCACTTGTCAGCCGATTTGCGCACCCCTCTCCGCTCTGATGCATTTCAGCTCACCGATGAAGAGAAGATAGCCGGCATCACCGAACACTTTCGGGAAATCATGCAGCTATTAGGCCTGGACCTAACCGATGACAGCCTAGCTGGCACGCCACGCCGGGTGGCGAAAATGTACGTGCAGGAGTGGTTCCGGGGACTCTCTCCAGAGCACCGTCCTGATGTGCGCCTTTTCGACAACCGCTACCAATACCAGCAGATGTTGGTGGAGCGTGACATCACCCTCTTTTCGTGTTGTGAACACCACTTTGTGCCCATCATTGGGAAGGCGCACGTTGCCTATTTGCCGGGCGAGCATGTGGTGGGCCTTAGCAAGCTGAATCGTGTGGTACAGTACTATGCGCGCCGTCCGCAAGTGCAGGAGCGCCTTACCCGCCAGATTGCCGAGGAACTGAAGCAAACCCTGCACACCGACAATGTGGCCGTGCTTATTGAGGCCGACCACTTGTGCGTGATGAGCCGGGGCGTGAATGACACCAGCAGTTCCACCCTAACAGCCGAGTATGGTGGTGTTTTTGGTGAAGATGCTGCACTCCGCGCTGAATTTCTGCGCTTGATTGGCAAATGA
- a CDS encoding UbiA family prenyltransferase: MSYRRALLLLRIPFSIYLMPVFWFGLSALREPFSSGRAVGVFVVLHLLAYPASNGYNSYYDRDEGSIGGLKKPPKVSQELLYLVYVFDALAVVGAALLSPLFGVLVAVYLLVSKAYSYEGIRLKKYPLLSTVVVVVFQGAFTFLMTQVGVGASQATILETTNLLLALVSSLFLCGSYPLTQVYQHQEDARRGDQTLSLRLGIRGTFVFAAVGLLAGATVLAGTLWVRQETMHLFVFLLATGPVVALFGRWAYLVWQDPSAADFEHTMRMNQVSSLCMSVAFGLMLFW; encoded by the coding sequence ATGTCATACCGCCGCGCGTTGTTGCTGCTGCGCATTCCGTTTTCCATCTACCTCATGCCCGTGTTCTGGTTTGGGTTGAGCGCGCTTCGCGAGCCTTTCAGCAGTGGGCGGGCGGTAGGGGTGTTCGTAGTGTTGCACTTGTTGGCTTACCCGGCTTCTAACGGCTACAATTCCTATTACGACCGGGACGAAGGCAGTATCGGCGGCCTAAAGAAGCCCCCTAAAGTTTCCCAAGAGCTGCTTTATCTGGTGTATGTGTTCGATGCGCTGGCTGTGGTGGGGGCCGCGTTGCTGAGCCCATTGTTCGGAGTATTGGTGGCGGTGTATCTTCTGGTGTCGAAAGCCTACAGCTACGAAGGCATTCGACTCAAGAAGTATCCTCTGCTGAGTACGGTGGTGGTCGTGGTATTCCAAGGCGCCTTCACCTTTCTGATGACTCAGGTAGGTGTGGGAGCTTCACAAGCAACGATTCTTGAAACAACTAATTTGCTGCTCGCCCTCGTCAGCAGTCTCTTTCTGTGCGGCTCCTACCCTCTCACGCAGGTCTACCAGCACCAGGAAGATGCCCGCCGCGGCGACCAGACCTTAAGTTTACGACTAGGCATCCGGGGCACGTTTGTGTTTGCGGCCGTAGGGCTTCTGGCAGGGGCCACCGTATTGGCGGGCACGCTCTGGGTTCGTCAGGAAACCATGCACCTCTTCGTATTTCTGCTGGCAACTGGGCCGGTAGTGGCGCTGTTTGGGCGTTGGGCTTACTTGGTTTGGCAAGACCCTAGTGCTGCCGACTTCGAGCATACCATGCGCATGAACCAGGTGTCGTCGTTGTGCATGAGTGTTGCTTTTGGCTTGATGCTGTTCTGGTAG
- a CDS encoding TIGR01777 family oxidoreductase: MSRKVLISGGTGMIGTRLAEMLIDLGYEVALLSRQPSNGHYRSFRWDLRAGTIDEAAVPYADYIINLAGSSVSEGKWTEERKREILTSRLGGTGLLARELAREGHHVRAFVSASAIGIYGDSGEKVVNEETPAASASDFLVDVSQKWEQAAHQVEQLGIRTIITRIGIVLSPEGGALVPLARTVKMMAGAPLGTGRQYMSWIHLDDLCRLLIQMLEEPQWQGTYNAVSPNPVTNKDFTETLASVLHRPLVLPKVPEFALNLMMGEMSEIVLASQRVSAEKVLRQGFTFEYPHLKPALESFYEEE, from the coding sequence ATGTCCCGGAAAGTCCTCATTAGCGGTGGTACCGGCATGATAGGCACTCGCCTTGCCGAAATGCTTATCGATTTGGGTTATGAGGTAGCGCTCCTCAGTCGGCAGCCCAGCAACGGGCACTACCGTAGCTTCCGCTGGGACTTACGCGCCGGTACCATCGACGAAGCAGCAGTGCCGTACGCCGACTACATTATCAACTTAGCGGGCTCCAGCGTTTCGGAAGGCAAATGGACGGAAGAGCGCAAGCGTGAAATTCTGACCAGCCGGTTGGGCGGCACCGGTCTGCTAGCCCGCGAACTAGCTCGGGAAGGACACCATGTGCGGGCGTTTGTTTCGGCATCTGCTATTGGCATCTATGGAGACAGTGGCGAGAAAGTGGTGAACGAAGAAACACCTGCTGCCTCGGCTTCTGACTTTCTGGTGGATGTTTCTCAGAAGTGGGAGCAAGCCGCCCACCAAGTGGAACAACTCGGTATCCGCACTATTATCACCCGCATTGGCATTGTGCTGAGCCCGGAAGGTGGGGCACTAGTGCCACTGGCGCGCACCGTGAAGATGATGGCGGGCGCGCCGCTCGGTACTGGCCGGCAATACATGTCCTGGATTCACCTCGACGACTTATGCCGGCTGCTCATTCAGATGCTGGAAGAGCCGCAGTGGCAAGGCACGTACAACGCCGTTTCGCCTAATCCAGTAACCAATAAAGACTTTACGGAAACGCTAGCGAGTGTGCTACATCGGCCGTTGGTGCTCCCCAAGGTGCCTGAGTTTGCTTTGAATCTGATGATGGGCGAGATGAGCGAAATCGTGCTGGCTAGTCAGCGCGTAAGCGCCGAAAAAGTGCTTCGGCAGGGCTTCACGTTCGAGTATCCCCATCTGAAGCCGGCATTGGAGTCGTTCTACGAGGAGGAATAG
- a CDS encoding transglycosylase domain-containing protein, with translation MNFMFLFGKSPSLEELEDPKVEQPSEIYTADGVLLGKYFRENRVPVSLNKISPLLIKALVATEDIRYYEHSGIDATALARAAAGVLTGNRSGGGSTITQQLAKNLYNTRRGETRGALGYIPGVSTLISKTKEWLTAVELERRYTKEEILRMYFNTVEYGSRAYGIKVAAKTFFSTSPDSLTAEQAAMLVGMLNNPTAYNPRFHPEAARKRRNLVLTRMGQAGVLPAAEVAALQKQPVQLKYQFEQHIDGPPTYFRGAVSQFVNEWCEKNGYDMYRDGLKIYTTIDSRMQQYAEESVQDRMKRLQQQFDRFWRNRDKNPWVDEEGNEIPNFIETQMKRTEQYKELAARYKGQPALLDSALHRKHPTKVFTWKGDGDTTLLLSPLDSLAYYKHFLHAGMMTMDPFTGQIKAWVGGLNYRFFQYDHVRQGKRQAGSTFKPFVYLTAIDNGYAPCDRIRDERVTINYVENGKDMEWKPDNVTREYTGINMTLRQAMARSVNSVTAQLTERVGWENVAKYAHKMGIKSPLLPVPSIGLGSGGDVSVYEMVNAYSTFVNQGFQTEPMIVTRIEDRNGNVIKQFDPKQRRAISPETAWLMLYMLRGGMDEPGGTSQALWEYELWKKNNQIGGKTGTTSNYSDGWYMGVTKDLVTGVWVGGEDRSIHFQGSQQGEGGRTALPIFGKYMEKVYQDSDLGITMGPFPQYPGKIKRRYQCVSEQPRRRQPEAVDTIVVDNLLENLNSGALPVPDSL, from the coding sequence ATGAATTTCATGTTCCTTTTCGGCAAGTCGCCGAGCTTGGAAGAGTTGGAAGACCCCAAGGTGGAACAGCCCTCTGAAATCTATACGGCCGATGGCGTGCTGCTTGGTAAGTACTTCCGGGAAAACCGGGTGCCCGTATCACTGAACAAGATTTCGCCGCTACTCATCAAAGCCTTGGTCGCTACCGAGGACATTCGCTACTACGAGCATTCGGGCATTGATGCTACGGCCCTGGCCCGCGCCGCCGCCGGCGTATTAACGGGTAACCGGAGCGGCGGTGGCTCCACCATTACGCAGCAGCTCGCCAAAAACCTCTACAACACCCGCCGGGGCGAAACCCGTGGGGCCCTCGGGTATATCCCCGGTGTGAGCACGCTCATCAGCAAAACCAAGGAGTGGCTAACGGCCGTGGAGTTGGAGCGCCGCTATACCAAAGAAGAGATTCTGCGGATGTATTTCAACACCGTTGAGTACGGGTCGAGGGCGTACGGTATCAAAGTAGCGGCCAAAACCTTCTTCAGCACCTCTCCCGACAGCCTTACAGCCGAGCAAGCTGCTATGCTGGTGGGCATGCTCAACAATCCAACGGCGTACAACCCCCGCTTTCACCCCGAGGCGGCCCGCAAGCGCCGTAACCTGGTGCTTACGCGCATGGGGCAAGCCGGTGTGCTGCCCGCGGCCGAGGTGGCAGCCCTCCAGAAGCAGCCCGTACAACTCAAGTACCAATTCGAGCAGCATATCGACGGCCCGCCCACCTATTTCCGTGGGGCCGTCAGCCAGTTCGTGAACGAGTGGTGCGAAAAGAACGGCTACGACATGTACCGCGACGGTCTAAAAATCTATACCACCATCGATTCGCGGATGCAGCAGTACGCCGAGGAATCGGTGCAGGACCGGATGAAGCGGCTGCAACAGCAGTTCGACCGGTTTTGGCGTAATCGGGACAAGAATCCGTGGGTGGATGAAGAAGGCAATGAAATTCCGAATTTCATTGAAACCCAAATGAAGCGGACCGAACAGTACAAGGAGTTGGCGGCGCGCTATAAAGGCCAACCGGCTCTCTTGGATTCGGCATTGCACCGCAAGCACCCCACCAAGGTATTCACCTGGAAAGGCGACGGTGACACCACCTTGCTTTTGTCTCCGCTTGATTCGCTGGCGTACTACAAGCATTTCCTGCACGCGGGCATGATGACCATGGATCCTTTCACCGGCCAAATCAAGGCATGGGTGGGTGGGCTCAATTATCGATTCTTCCAGTACGACCATGTACGCCAAGGCAAGCGCCAGGCGGGCTCCACCTTCAAGCCCTTCGTCTACCTCACGGCCATTGATAACGGCTACGCGCCCTGCGACCGTATTCGCGACGAGCGGGTGACCATCAACTACGTGGAGAACGGCAAGGACATGGAGTGGAAGCCCGACAACGTAACGCGCGAGTACACCGGCATCAACATGACCTTACGCCAAGCCATGGCCCGGTCCGTTAACTCGGTTACGGCCCAGCTAACCGAGCGGGTAGGGTGGGAAAACGTAGCCAAGTATGCGCACAAAATGGGTATCAAAAGCCCTTTGCTGCCTGTGCCTAGCATCGGCCTTGGCTCGGGCGGCGACGTAAGCGTGTACGAAATGGTAAACGCCTACAGCACCTTCGTCAACCAGGGGTTCCAAACCGAGCCCATGATTGTTACGCGCATCGAAGACCGTAATGGCAACGTCATCAAGCAATTCGACCCCAAGCAGCGGCGCGCCATTTCTCCCGAAACAGCGTGGCTAATGCTCTACATGCTGCGTGGCGGCATGGACGAGCCCGGCGGTACCTCGCAGGCGCTATGGGAGTACGAACTATGGAAGAAAAACAACCAGATAGGCGGCAAGACCGGCACTACCTCCAACTATTCCGATGGCTGGTACATGGGCGTCACCAAAGACTTGGTGACAGGCGTTTGGGTGGGGGGCGAGGACCGCAGCATCCACTTCCAAGGCTCTCAGCAGGGAGAAGGTGGGCGCACCGCGCTACCTATCTTCGGCAAGTACATGGAAAAAGTATACCAGGATTCCGACTTGGGTATTACCATGGGGCCTTTTCCACAGTACCCTGGCAAAATCAAACGCCGGTATCAGTGCGTTTCTGAGCAGCCACGTCGGCGCCAGCCAGAAGCCGTCGATACGATTGTAGTAGACAACCTGCTGGAGAACCTTAACAGCGGGGCATTGCCAGTTCCAGATAGTCTGTAA